A stretch of the Thunnus thynnus chromosome 7, fThuThy2.1, whole genome shotgun sequence genome encodes the following:
- the LOC137186395 gene encoding C-X-C chemokine receptor type 5-like isoform X1: MQVTETMAETTMAETFYFDSGLPLKVADLGELENYTYPTEEIFLCDDDLGLETMYAVLYGLIFLLGMAGNGLMITVLLRHWRLLRITEIYLLHLALADLMLLCTFPFEMVKFANGWLFGEFLCKLMGLVKKLNFLFGSFLLACIGFDRYLAIVHAIPSLQSRRPRTVHQTCLSLWLVCLGLSIPDVVFLTVTEKYIETEKLSCDYYQYGIHGSNWVLTNSILNHVCFFLPLAVMSYCYTAIVITLRKSQKNKATRGAIRLALLITLIFCFCLLPYNITLLIRTMVDFQIITYKNCESHNLLNTALEVTRSLGFSHCCLNPFLYAFVGVRFRNELIELLCQLGCRRVCLPFIRARGHSRPSVSDGATTSSTILI, translated from the exons ATGCAAGTGACCGAGACAATGGCAGAAACCACAATGGCTGAAACATTCTACTTTGATTCTGGG TTACCTTTAAAGGTAGCAGACCTTGGAGAACTTGAGAATTATACATACCCGACTGAAGAGATATTCCTCTGCGATGATGACCTGGGCCTGGAGACCATGTATGCTGTGCTCTACGGTTTAATATTTCTGCTGGGCATGGCAGGGAACGGCCTGATGATAACAGTGCTGCTGAGACATTGGCGCCTTCTACGCATCACTGAGATCTACCTGCTGCACCTGGCCCTGGCTGACCTGATGCTTCTTTGTACGTTTCCTTTTGAAATGGTTAAGTTCGCTAATGGATGGCTGTTTGGGGAGTTTCTCTGCAAGCTGATGGGCCTGGTGAAGAAGCTCAACTTCCTCTTTGGGAGTTTCCTTCTAGCTTGCATTGGGTTTGATCGGTATTTGGCTATTGTTCATGCTATTCCTAGCCTGCAAAGTCGACGTCCAAGAACAGTGCACCAAACATGCCTTTCACTGTGGCTGGTCTGTTTGGGTTTGTCAATACCTGATGTTGTGTTTCTTACTGTGACAGAGAAATACATAGAGACAGAAAAGTTGTCCTGTGACTATTATCAGTACGGTATCCATGGAAGCAACTGGGTTTTGACCAATAGCATCTTAAATCATGTTTGCTTTTTCCTACCTTTGGCTGTCATGAGCTACTGCTACACAGCAATAGTAATTACTTTGCGcaaaagtcagaaaaacaaagCGACGCGAGGTGCCATTCGACTAGCTTTACTTATCACTCTcatcttttgtttctgtttgcttcCATATAACATCACCTTACTGATAAGGACAATGGTAGATTTCCAGATCATCACATACAAAAACTGTGAGTCTCATAACTTACTGAACACAGCTCTTGAGGTGACACGCAGCCTGGGTTTCTCACACTGTTGTCTGAATCCTTTCTTGTACGCCTTTGTTGGGGTGCGGTTTCGCAATGAGTTAATAGAGTTGCTTTGCCAGTTGGGCTGTCGTCGTGTTTGTCTGCCTTTCATCAGAGCTCGGGGTCACAGTCGACCATCGGTTTCTGATGGAGCGACCACCAGCAGCACCATCTTAATCTAA
- the LOC137186787 gene encoding C-X-C chemokine receptor type 3-like, protein MAGTYHFDFEVTDLGELENYTYLTEEIFFCDDDLGLETMYAVLYGLIFLLGMAGNGLMITVLLRHWRRLRITEIYLLHLALADLMLLCTFPFEMVKFANGWLFGDFLCKLMGLVKKLNFLFGSFLLACIGFDRYLAIVHAIPSLQSRRPRTVHQTCLSLWLVCLGLSIPDAVFLAVTEEYTETEKLSCDYSQYGIHGSNWVLTNSILNHVCFFLPLAVMSYCYTAIVVTLHKNQKSKATRGAIRLALLITLIFCFCLLPYNITLLIGTMVDFGIITHKNCESRNLLNTALEVTSSLGFSHCCLNPFLYAFVGVRFRNELIELLCQLGCRRVCLPFIKAQGHSRPSVSDGATTTSTILI, encoded by the exons ATGGCTGGAACATACCACTTTGATTTTGAG gTGACAGACCTTGGAGAACTTGAGAATTATACATACCTGACTGAAGAGATATTCTTCTGCGATGATGACCTGGGCCTGGAGACCATGTATGCTGTGCTCTACGGTTTAATATTTCTGCTGGGCATGGCAGGGAACGGCCTGATGATAACAGTGCTGCTGAGACATTGGCGCCGTCTACGCATCACTGAGATCTACCTGCTGCACCTGGCCCTGGCTGACCTGATGCTTCTTTGTACGTTTCCTTTTGAAATGGTTAAGTTTGCTAATGGATGGCTGTTTGGGGATTTTCTCTGCAAGCTGATGGGCCTGGTGAAGAAGCTCAACTTCCTCTTTGGGAGTTTCCTTCTAGCTTGCATTGGGTTTGATCGGTATTTGGCTATTGTTCATGCTATTCCTAGCCTGCAAAGTCGACGTCCGAGAACAGTGCACCAAACATGCCTTTCACTGTGGCTGGTCTGTTTGGGTTTGTCAATACCTgatgctgtgtttcttgctgtgacAGAGGaatacacagagacagaaaagttGTCCTGTGACTATTCTCAGTACGGTATCCATGGAAGCAACTGGGTTTTGACCAATAGCATCTTAAATCATGTTTGCTTTTTCCTACCTTTGGCTGTCATGAGCTACTGCTACACAGCAATAGTAGTTACTTTGCACAAAAATCAGAAAAGCAAAGCAACGCGAGGTGCCATTCGACTAGCTTTACTTATCACCCTCATCTTTTGCTTCTGTTTGCTTCCATATAACATCACCTTACTGATAGGGACAATGGTAGATTTCGGGAtcatcacacacaaaaactgtgAATCTCGTAACTTACTGAACACAGCTCTTGAGGTGACAAGCAGCCTGGGTTTCTCACACTGTTGTCTGAATCCTTTCTTGTACGCCTTTGTTGGGGTGCGGTTTCGCAATGAGTTAATAGAGTTGCTTTGCCAGTTGGGCTGCCGTCGTGTTTGTCTGCCTTTCATAAAAGCTCAGGGTCACAGTCGACCATCGGTTTCTGATGGAGCgaccaccaccagcaccatcTTGATCTAA
- the LOC137186395 gene encoding C-X-C chemokine receptor type 5-like isoform X2, with product MQVTETMAETTMAETFYFDSGVADLGELENYTYPTEEIFLCDDDLGLETMYAVLYGLIFLLGMAGNGLMITVLLRHWRLLRITEIYLLHLALADLMLLCTFPFEMVKFANGWLFGEFLCKLMGLVKKLNFLFGSFLLACIGFDRYLAIVHAIPSLQSRRPRTVHQTCLSLWLVCLGLSIPDVVFLTVTEKYIETEKLSCDYYQYGIHGSNWVLTNSILNHVCFFLPLAVMSYCYTAIVITLRKSQKNKATRGAIRLALLITLIFCFCLLPYNITLLIRTMVDFQIITYKNCESHNLLNTALEVTRSLGFSHCCLNPFLYAFVGVRFRNELIELLCQLGCRRVCLPFIRARGHSRPSVSDGATTSSTILI from the exons ATGCAAGTGACCGAGACAATGGCAGAAACCACAATGGCTGAAACATTCTACTTTGATTCTGGG GTAGCAGACCTTGGAGAACTTGAGAATTATACATACCCGACTGAAGAGATATTCCTCTGCGATGATGACCTGGGCCTGGAGACCATGTATGCTGTGCTCTACGGTTTAATATTTCTGCTGGGCATGGCAGGGAACGGCCTGATGATAACAGTGCTGCTGAGACATTGGCGCCTTCTACGCATCACTGAGATCTACCTGCTGCACCTGGCCCTGGCTGACCTGATGCTTCTTTGTACGTTTCCTTTTGAAATGGTTAAGTTCGCTAATGGATGGCTGTTTGGGGAGTTTCTCTGCAAGCTGATGGGCCTGGTGAAGAAGCTCAACTTCCTCTTTGGGAGTTTCCTTCTAGCTTGCATTGGGTTTGATCGGTATTTGGCTATTGTTCATGCTATTCCTAGCCTGCAAAGTCGACGTCCAAGAACAGTGCACCAAACATGCCTTTCACTGTGGCTGGTCTGTTTGGGTTTGTCAATACCTGATGTTGTGTTTCTTACTGTGACAGAGAAATACATAGAGACAGAAAAGTTGTCCTGTGACTATTATCAGTACGGTATCCATGGAAGCAACTGGGTTTTGACCAATAGCATCTTAAATCATGTTTGCTTTTTCCTACCTTTGGCTGTCATGAGCTACTGCTACACAGCAATAGTAATTACTTTGCGcaaaagtcagaaaaacaaagCGACGCGAGGTGCCATTCGACTAGCTTTACTTATCACTCTcatcttttgtttctgtttgcttcCATATAACATCACCTTACTGATAAGGACAATGGTAGATTTCCAGATCATCACATACAAAAACTGTGAGTCTCATAACTTACTGAACACAGCTCTTGAGGTGACACGCAGCCTGGGTTTCTCACACTGTTGTCTGAATCCTTTCTTGTACGCCTTTGTTGGGGTGCGGTTTCGCAATGAGTTAATAGAGTTGCTTTGCCAGTTGGGCTGTCGTCGTGTTTGTCTGCCTTTCATCAGAGCTCGGGGTCACAGTCGACCATCGGTTTCTGATGGAGCGACCACCAGCAGCACCATCTTAATCTAA
- the bcl9l gene encoding B-cell CLL/lymphoma 9-like protein has translation MHPDNKLANHGKQVTGDSRSQIASVNQQAQQQQGAAGHLGPKSVSAGSHAVKTNQISPGNPGLKAVSQSVSGGGGGGGGGGGGGGGMLKTKSKRERSVSIDSGESRNAIPPALETDAKGEGVMRSKRRCVLEKKQPYSGDEWCSGPDTEEDEDKPHTATHRERGLAGPIQGLPDRLSAGSMSEPGGPVMSCGVGPGLKAEPPQSSQQVVYVFTTNLANSAAEAVMKGQTDSILLFHQQNVPCTKLEQGHPSGKLPNLSEKVNSSSSPHTGTPKSQSGTPQPASAGVGGPLHPAGTPSSAGHSDNESSQIRPGGASSNNSIVAHRSEGGSTATPTGPVQGTGDGEGGGGMPLPVATASPSGSPSILSAHLQSDTGQRSGPGNTDGLSKEQLEHRERSLQTLRDIERLLLRSGASGGLADTGGSNNNPPNNASNLNNNNNTDRSAILEDSENGTNNPGNCSSGNMVPSALAPMGGMKKYEEPLQSIISQTQSLGGPGLDSPQMDSHHNLPQHQHHQLSSPGIDMGPLLGPEGLTPEQIAWRKLQEEYYQEKRRQQEMQPTTHPQHFRMMTEMGMHGGPMMMRGPPPPYHSKSGEQQWGPGNMMGGGMGGNARMMDMHQEGPRGPRFLGQMQRGPPGGGGFPGSPGGVLSMEGLGPQRATRPGMIWLDDMPNNMGGGGPFHGCYPGGPPQHLQGDPEHLLTREEMFRIMEKRQMQGLPRFELDRIAKQQQQGNLGSRITENPGGPDFPNLGMGRGPPSTRGDSMDFPGSRDIMGSPGGGPQMRDLVDSPLGSNLTMNMNPQMSVQQQQHMILSQKLRGGPAGGGPLGEMFSPGEISRIRASQNGRGNKGMIPGPDGHFQFPNQGPFPGGQVEGPYLQQPGPEMFGPDQQSSNQMGGTSRLSHMPITGGLRGADLGPRHPSDLSINVHPLTSPAVPLPRQLKSPSLNQEPSPLLPSPSAPGLKSPSQISSAGHHPPLPPASGAGTPSSSSMKSPQIMGSSNLGLHSPSASPGRLKSPAMAVGSPVFQGSPALPSPGGPTSGRVVGNGGSNSTETGQSLPPRSSNSTPISQPGSMNPSMPFTSSPDAPPSQNPLSLIMSQMSKYAMPSSTPLYHDAIKTIATSDDEMLPDRPLLSGVSIGGNMGNPQTSQILVSQSSIGPHSDPQSPMGIVSQGQQHLSHDASGPVLSSPNQMGMPAMNSAMMGGGAPDGMGPCNVSPISQNQMAGFPRMQPPSHGPMHSPIGGMSQNFSQSNEAILPPQQLHLLSKGHPHQRPSHPADSFASLPMGDGPDLSEVIRPTHTGIPEFDLSRIIPSDKPSSTLQYFPKSEPHQNPHQGPPSQQPTPQQLLKQLSSSGPPHSTGPSSNPHLANLQNMMAEQQLPPHPSHGGIRQSMGILQGGSRGMISGGGMGPMCPPGHMMGRIGMVPQQQLQQQQAMMANSLLHHPSNPYPGMMSSQQHPHNLMAQQNIMMMQAKQRSMSIPGDPFGPQGPLMSPQGPMMAPPHPQSGMMGPQSLRQRGMSLDSPIGYGPGGMANMPF, from the exons ATGCACCCAGACAATAAACTGGCCAATCATGGCAAGCAGGTCACAGGTGACAGCCGATCTCAAATAGCCAGTGTAAACCAGcaggctcagcagcagcagggagctGCTGGTCACCTGGGTCCAAAGAGCGTCAGTGCCGGGAGCCATGCAGTCAAAACCAACCAGATTTCCCCCGGCAACCCTGGGCTGAAGGCTGTCAGCCAATCAGTGagcggcggtggtggtggtggtggtggcggtggcggcggcggcggaggGATGCTGAAAACCAAATCCAAGCGGGAGCGGAGCGTCTCCATTGACTCTGGTGAATCAAGAAATGCCATTCCTCCAGCCCTGGAGACAGATGCCAAAGGAG AGGGTGTTATGCGCAGTAAGCGGCGCTGTGTTCTGGAGAAGAAACAGCCATATAGTGGAGATGAATGGTGCTCTGGACCTGacacagaggaagatgaagacaAGCCACACACTGCAACCCACC GGGAGCGAGGGCTGGCAGGTCCTATCCAGGGGCTTCCTGATCGTCTGTCTGCAGGATCCATGTCTGAACCTGGGGGTCCTGTAATGAGTTGTGGAGTGGGACCAGGGCTAAAGGCAGAGCCACCTCAGTCTTCACAGCAAGTGGTGTATGTTTTCACAACCAACCTAGCCAACAG TGCTGCAGAGGCAGTAATGAAAGGACAGACCGATTCCATTCTTCTGTTTCACCAGCAAAATGTTCCATGCACCAAGTTGGAGCAG GGCCACCCATCAGGGAAGCTTCCTAATCTATCTGAGAAGGTGAACTCCAGCAGCTCTCCACACACAGGCACCCCTAAATCCCAAAGTGGAACTCCACAGCCAGCCTCTGCAGGAGTTGGAGGCCCATTGCATCCTGCAGGGACACCATCATCAGCCGGACACTCTGATAATGAATCTTCTCAGATTAGACCTGGCGGAGCTTCCAGCAATAATAGCATTGTGGCCCATAGATCAGAGGGAGGGAGCACGGCCACACCTACAGGCCCAGTCCAAGGAACTGGAGAtggggagggtggagggggtATGCCCCTTCCTGTTGCTACTGCTTCTCCCTCGGGGAGTCCCTCCATCCTATCTGCACATCTACAGAGTGATACAGGCCAGAGGAGCGGCCCAGGGAACACAGATGGTCTTTCCAAAGAGCAGCTGGAACACAGAGAGCGTTCTTTGCAGACGCTAAGAGACATAGAGAGGCTGCTTCTACGCAGTGGGGCAAGTGGAGGCCTTGCAGACACAGGAGGCTCCAATAACAATCCTCCTAATAATGCCTCCAACctaaataataacaacaatactGATAGGAGTGCTATTCTTGAGGATAGTGAGAATGGCACTAATAACCCTGGAAATTGCAGTAGTGGTAATATGGTACCGTCAGCCTTGGCTCCGATGGGAGGAATGAAGAAATATGAAGAACCCCTCCAGTCTATAATTTCTCAAACACAGTCTCTTGGTGGACCTGGCCTTGACAGCCCTCAAATGGACTCTCACCATAACCTACCACAACACCAACATCACCAGCTGTCTTCACCTGGGATTGACATGGGTCCCTTACTTGGACCAGAAGGGCTGACCCCAGAGCAAATAGCGTGGAGGAAACTTCAAGAAGAGTACTACCAAGAGAAGAGACGACAACAGGAAATGCAACCCACCACACATCCTCAGCACTTTAGAATGATGACCGAGATGGGCATGCACGGGGGTCCCATGATGATGAGAGGACCCCCTCCTCCCTACCACAGCAAGTCTGGAGAACAACAGTGGGGCCCTGGCAATATGATGGGAGGAGGAATGGGTGGAAATGCACGAATGATGGACATGCACCAAGAGGGACCTCGTGGTCCAAGGTTCCTAGGACAGATGCAGAGAGGGCCAccggggggaggggggtttcCTGGTAGTCCAGGGGGAGTTTTATCAATGGAGGGTCTAGGACCTCAAAGGGCCACCAGGCCAGGGATGATTTGGCTCGATGATATGCCCAACAACATGGGTGGTGGAGGTCCCTTTCATGGGTGCTACCCAGGTGGACCTCCTCAGCACTTGCAGGGTGACCCAGAACATTTGTTGACGCGTGAGGAAATGTTTCGCATCATGGAGAAACGGCAGATGCAGGGGCTTCCTAGGTTTGAACTTGATCGAATAGctaaacagcagcaacagggaAACCTGGGCTCAAGAATTACGGAGAATCCTGGGGGCCCAGACTTCCCCAATTTGGGAATGGGCCGGGGTCCACCCTCCACTCGAGGTGATTCTATGGACTTTCCTGGCTCACGGGACATTATGGGCTCTCCTGGAGGGGGTCCTCAGATGAGAGACTTGGTGGATTCTCCTCTAGGGAGCAACCTTACTATGAACATGAACCCACAGATGAGTGTTCAGCAACAACAGCACATGATTCTATCTCAGAAGCTCCGAGGAGGTCCTGCAGGAGGGGGGCCTTTAGGTGAGATGTTTAGCCCAGGAGAGATTTCACGAATCAGAGCTTCACAGAATGGAAGAGGAAATAAGGGAATGATCCCAGGACCGGATGGTCACTTTCAGTTTCCCAATCAAGGTCCTTTCCCTGGAGGACAGGTGGAAGGACCCTATCTTCAACAACCTGGCCCTGAGATGTTTGGGCCTGACCAGCAGAGTTCTAATCAGATGGGAGGTACATCACGACTTAGTCATATGCCGATCACTGGAGGCCTCAGGGGAGCAGATCTTGGTCCTAGGCACCCCTCTGACCTGTCAATCAATGTCCACCCACTGACCTCTCCTGCAGTGCCTCTTCCTCGTCAGCTTAAATCTCCATCACTCAACCAAGAGCCTTCACCTCTTCTACCTTCTCCCTCTGCTCCAGGACTCAAGTCACCCTCTCAGATCTCCTCCGCAGGGCATCATCCACCTCTTCCCCCTGCATCTGGTGCTGGtactccttcctcttcttccatGAAGTCTCCCCAGATAATGGGGTCTTCCAACCTTGGGTTGCACTCTCCGTCTGCCTCTCCTGGACGACTCAAGTCCCCAGCCATGGCTGTGGGCTCTCCAGTGTTCCAGGGCTCTCCAGCTCTTCCAAGTCCAGGTGGTCCAACCAGTGGGAGGGTAGTGGGCAATGGAGGAAGTAATTCCACTGAGACAG GCCAATCACTTCCTCCCAGGAGTTCAAACTCTACCCCCATCAGCCAGCCAGGCTCTATGAATCCTAGTATGCCATTTACTTCTTCTCCTGATGCCCCTCCATCACAGAATCCTTTGTCTCTGATCATGTCTCAGATGTCCAAGTATGCCATGCCCAGTTCCACTCCTCTCTACCACGATGCAATCAAAACAATTGCCACTTCTGATGATGAGATGCTGCCCGATCGACCTCTTCTATCTGGTGTCAGCATTGGAG GAAACATGGGGAACCCCCAGACCTCCCAGATACTTGTCTCCCAGAGCTCCATTGGGCCCCACAGTGATCCACAAAGCCCCATGGGTATTGTAAGCCAAGGTCAGCAGCACCTGTCCCATGACGCCTCAGGACCTGTGCTTTCTTCTCCAAACCAAATGGGCATGCCTGCCATGAATTCTGCCATGATGGGAGGAGGAGCACCTGACGGAATGGGGCCCTGCAACGTTTCACCCATATCTCAGAACCAGATGGCAGGTTTTCCTCGCATGCAGCCACCATCTCATGGGCCCATGCACTCACCTATTGGAGGAATGTCACAGAATTTCTCTCAGTCTAATGAGGCTATTCTGCCACCTCAGCAGTTACACCTGCTTAGCAAAGGCCATCCTCACCAACGTCCTTCTCACCCCGCAGACTCATTTGCCTCTTTGCCCATGGGGGATGGCCCGGATCTAAGTGAAGTCATACGTCCGACTCACACAGGTATCCCTGAGTTTGATCTCTCCCGTATCATTCCTTCTGATAAACCCAGTAGCACGCTTCAGTACTTCCCTAAGAGTGAGCCACATCAGAATCCACATCAGGGGCCACCATCCCAGCAACCTACTCCACAGCAGCTCCTCAAGCAGCTGTCGTCCTCTGGCCCTCCACATAGCACTGGCCCTTCATCCAACCCCCACTTAGCAAACCTACAGAATATGATGGCTGAACAGCAGTTGCCACCTCACCCCTCACATGGTGGAATACGCCAAAGCATGGGTATTCTTCAGGGGGGGTCTAGAGGAATGATTTCTGGTGGAGGCATGGGCCCTATGTGCCCCCCTGGGCATATGATGGGAAGGATAGGCATGGTGCCCCAACAGCAACTCCAGCAACAGCAAGCCATGATGGCTAACAGCCTTCTCCACCATCCCTCCAATCCATACCCTGGCATGATGTCATCCCAGCAGCACCCACACAATCTGATGGCACAGCAAAACATTATGATGATGCAGGCTAAGCAGCGAAGCATGTCAATTCCAGGGGATCCCTTTGGCCCCCAGGGTCCTTTAATGTCCCCTCAGGGTCCCATGATGGCCCCTCCCCACCCACAGTCTGGTATGATGGGGCCTCAGTCTCTCAGACAGCGGGGAATGTCTCTGGACAGTCCCATTGGCTATGGCCCTGGAGGTATGGCCAATATGCCATTTTGA